Proteins encoded in a region of the Rutidosis leptorrhynchoides isolate AG116_Rl617_1_P2 chromosome 9, CSIRO_AGI_Rlap_v1, whole genome shotgun sequence genome:
- the LOC139868888 gene encoding protein FAR1-RELATED SEQUENCE 5-like, with translation MSDYNEVEDIEGVEDEGSIFDSIDAGYEFYQRYAQKGSFEIRKSTTKSVSKRQRGVDGPKIVKLKYFVCSRQEFKEQKSNINVLDGNESNKEQSNSTRNVDVNVEANNKQKQKRTRPSQRIGCLASFKLQIRQDDKYELYRFVEEHNHSLVHPDYSLHLKMYRRLDNSMKTMLFNFLMVGIDPTTRHRILKKLFGGHDKVGATLVDFRNWKRDIIQYIGKADAQIIIDMLKNRKETCPNFSFEYFTDDNNILGGFFWTDDHAKRNYSAFGDVISFDATYCSNKYKMVFIPFTGIDNHTKCVTFGAGMLSKENEYSYTWLLNCFKKAFPKEPTIMMTDQDPAMRKAVEEVSKTTRHRLCMWHITEKLTSKVGVKICNSGFKTRFSQIVWTNKLQPHDFKKRWGVSKNDHEECTEHDVADGVTQIEKDAAKIYTQIVFLKLQEEIHAATKHCNSLNFSDSNGIKKYTIVDRSVELHDIHIDESIDGVEKPYEALNPISVNHFFCSSDKTLNIPTDLTV, from the exons GTTCTATATTTGATAGTATTGATGCGGGATATGAATTTTATCAACGGTATGCACAAAAAGGCAGTTTTGAAATTAGAAAATCAACAACTAAATCAGTTAGTAAACGTCAAAGGGGTGTAGATGGTCCGAAGATAGTAAAGTTGAAATATTTTGTTTGTAGCAGGCAAGAGTTTAAGGAACAAAAAAGTAACATTAATGTGTTAGATGGTAATGAGAGTAACAAGGAGCAAAGCAACAGTACTAGAAATGTAGATGTTAATGTGGAAGCGAACAATAAGCAAAAGCAGAAAAGAACACGACCTTCACAACGCATCGGTTGTCTAGCAAGTTTCAAGCTTCAAATTCGTCAAGATGACAAATATGAACTTTATCGGTTTGTAGAGGAGCACAACCACTCTTTAGTGCATCCTGATTATTCTCTACATTTAAAGATGTATAGGAGGCTTGATAATTCCATGAAAACAATGTTATTTAATTTTTTAATGGTTGGAATTGATCCAACTACCCGTCATCGGATTCTTAAAAAATTATTTGGTGGTCATGATAAAGTTGGTGCAACTCTTGTTGACTTTCGTAACTGGAAGAGAGATATCATCCAATACATAGGTAAGGCAGACGCACAAATAATAATCGATATGTTAAAGAACAGAAAAGAGACTTGTCCTAACTTCTCATTCGAATACTTTACGGATGATAATAATATCCTTGGGGGTTTCTTTTGGACTGATGATCATGCCAAGCGAAATTATTCTGCTTTTGGTGACGTTATTTCATTTGATGCAACGTATTGTTCTAACAA ATACAAAATGGTGTTTATTCCATTTACTGGCATCGATAACCACACAAAGTGTGTTACCTTTGGTGCTGGAATGTTATCAAAAGAAAATGAGTATTCATACACATGGTTGTTAAATTGCTTTAAGAAGGCGTTCCCTAAGGAACCGACAATCATGATGACTGATCAAGATCCCGCAATGAGAAAAGCAGTTGAAGAAGTTTCTAAAACTACACGACACCGTCTTTGTATGTGGCATATTACGGAGAAGCTTACATCTAAG GTTGGTGTTAAAATTTGCAATTCTGGATTTAAGACTAGATTCTCCCAAATAGTGTGGACAAATAAGCTCCAACCGCATGATTTCAAAAAAAGATGGGGTGTG TCTAAAAATGACCACGAAGAGTGCACTGAACACGATGTAGCCGATGGTGTAACACAAATTGAGAAGGATGCAGCCAAAATTTACACACAAATAGTATTTTTGAAATTGCAGGAGGAAATTCATGCTGCTACTAAGCATTGCAATTCACTCAATTTTTCAGATTCTAATGGTATAAAGAAGTACACTATTGTGGACAGGAGCGTAGAATTACATGATATTCACATTGATGAGAGCATTGATGGTGTAGAAAAACCCTATGAGGCTTTAAACCCAATATCAGTTAACCATTTTTTTTGTTCATCCGATAAAACACTTAACATACCTACGGACCTAACAGTTTAG